The DNA window AGTAAATGGCACTCGTCATGTTAATGCCCATTCTATTGATGTTCAAATAACCGACACCCTCTGGACCGAACAAGACGGAGCCATCACTATCCCTCCAGAAGGATTCGTTCTTCAACCCGACCAAGTGTATGGAACAATTCTGGATCAAGCTATTCTTCTTAAACGCGAATTTATTGGAGAAATAACCACTAGAAGCAGTTATGCTCGCCTAGGAACCCGTTTAGACCCAGGACCGGCGAGTACAGATTTAACAATTGGAGGAGATCGTGAATTCACCCCAAGATGTAATTTGGACACATTTGGCACCCATGTACGAATCTATCCTTACGAACCAATAGGACAAATATTTTTTCACACTCAATTAGAACAATTACTTGCAGAAGACATCAAAGCAGCCATGGATAGTGGAGATTTTGTAATATATAATGGCGATCGCCAACTCAGTAAGCGAGACGTAACATTTCAGCACGCACTCAAACTACACATGGATGATGTTATTCACGTTTATAAGAAAGGAAAGATCCTTGATACACGCGATAAAGACCATTCACAAGACTTTGAAACCGTTAACCTACGTGACCACCCTGAAGGATATTATCTTCCAAAAGGAGCATTCTTTATCTCTTCATCACGTGAAAAATTTGCAACGTCTAATAAGTGTGTTGCCTATGTAACACCAACAATCAATTTACGACCAGCAATGACTATAACTCAATATCCTGATCCCAACCATTTCACATTAGTTCCCTTCCTTACACATCCCAATGCGCCTTATCATGCCTATGGATTAAATAATCTGCGACAAATGACATTTGAAAACTATGTCACACAACTCGAAGGAGTATATCTTCATGCAGGATGTAAACAAGCAGAACTTGTTCTCGTACCATTTCTTAAACCAAGCGAACAAACCATGGGATCTCGTTATGCAGGACAGGTTGGCGCAACATTACGAAGAGCAGAATAATAATAATAATAATAATTTAATAATAATAATTATAACAAATCCCAAAACAACACCGTTTCTACTATCTTTGCATTTTCTGCCTTTTCCACCTCTGCTCATACTAAATCTTTAAATAGCCCTTTCTTTGAAAGAACAACAAAATCAAAAATAGGTGGTTTATATGCAACATCAAGATTACAAAGTAAAAGACATGTCCTTAGCAGATTGGGGACGTAAAGAAATTACCATTGCCGAAAAAGAAATGCCTGGGTTGATGGCACTACGTGAAAAATATGGGCACAAAAAGCCACTCCAAGGCGCTCGTATCACAGGGTCATTACATATGACCATTCAAACAGCAGTGCTTATCGAAACATTAGTTCATCTTGGCGCCCAAGTACGCTGGGCATCATGTAACATTTTCTCTACTCAAGATCATGCAGCATCAGCAATTGCTCATGCAGGAATTCCGGTCTTTGCTTGGAAAGGAGAAACACTTGAAGAATATTGGTGGTGCACTGAAAAAGCGCTTGATTTTGGCAATGGAAAAGGTCCAACTTTAATTGTAGATGATGGTGGCGACGCAACCATGATGATTCTCAAAGGAGTTGAAATTGAAAAAGATCACACCATTTTAAGCAAAGATTATAGTCACGAAGGCGAAGATTACCAAGAACTAATGAAATGCCTCAAAGCGTTCTATGTTAAAAACCCTTCACACTGGACTAATGTCGCAAAAGAAGTGAAAGGCGTTTCGGAAGAAACCACTACCGGAGTACATCGTCTCTATCAACTACGCGATCAAGGTAAATTACTCTTCCCCGCAATTAATGTTAACGACTCCGTCACTAAATCAAAATTCGACAACTTGTATGGTTGCCGTGAATCATTAGTTGATGGAATTAAACGCGCAACTGATGTTATGCTCGCAGGAAAAGTCGCTGTTGTTGCAGGGTATGGAGATGTTGGTAAAGGCTGCGCCCAATCACTCAAAGGGTACGGCTGTCGCGTCATAATTACCGAAATTGACCCTATCAATGCACTTCAAGCAGCCATGGAAGGGTATGAAGTGAAAAAAATGGATCTTGCAGCAAAAGAAGGGGATATTTTTGTCACCACCACAGGCAATAAAGACATCATCGTTGATCGACATTTTACCATGATGAAAGATCAAGCCATTGTCTGTAACATAGGTCATTTTGATAATGAGATCGATATGCATTGGCTCAATGCAAAATCTGACGCAAAACGGCTTAATATCAAACCACAATACGATAAATACACATTTAGCAACGGTAAAGAAATTTACATTCTCGCTGAAGGTCGACTTGTCAACCTTGGTTGCGCAACGGGACATCCATCATTTGTTATGAGCACCTCGTTTACTAACCAAACCCTTGCTCAAATTGAATTATGGACGAAGCCACATGAAATTGGCGTGTATGTTCTGCCTAAAATTCTTGATGAAGAAGTAGCTCGACTACACTTAAAGAAAATAGGCGTTGAGATTGATGAACTAACCGATTCACAGGCAGCATACTTAGATATTGCCAAAGGCGGACCATATAAACCAAACCATTATCGGTATTAGGATTATATTTTTAGTTTAATTTATTTTTTTCCATTTCTTTTTTGTTAACATTATCTTAAGATTGAAGAACCGTTCACGTTCATTGCTAAAAGAAGTTTATAGGTACTACCACACACGATATACAAACCAGAATTAGAAGTCTGTGGAGCAATAATTGAAAATCTACTTCGCTGTAATGGAAGTCGAAGAATATCCCTATAAAGAGCCTCCTCACCAGTATGTTGTGCCTCAAAATCAAGAAAGAACGCGTTCTCGTTTTCACTAAAACTAACAGAACAAAGTCTTCCTTGAATAAGATCTGTGTGATCCCAACCCTCTGCTTCTAATCTTGTGTGCATAACAAAACCACATTGATAGAAATGACCATCTGCAACAGCGTTCATGATTTTAGTTCCGCTTGCATGAGTTAACGTTTCTAGATTAGGTTTAGCATTATCCTCAGTAGATTGTAAATGGTACATTTTTCCCTCAAAACAGAGCCTATTTTTATGTATTTAGAAGATTATTCTCACACATCACGAAAATACATATAAACCAATTCTTCCATTATGATATTAACCTATGAAATACCACGACCTTACGCTTCCGTTCAATTCTTCCATTCCCCCTTTCCCAGGTGATCCTGCAACAGTTATTGAACACTATGCCACAATTGAAAAAGAAGGATGGAATGAATTACGCATCACCTTCAACAGTCATATTGGAACTCACATTGATGCGCCATTCCATATGATTGCTAAAGGCAAAAAATTAGATCAATTTCCTATTGAAACATTTATTGGCGAATGTATCGTTCTCACCCTAGATCAACCAGATCTCCATTTAATAAAAGAAGGAGATATTGTATTATTTTATACGGGGCATATCAAAAAAATAGGAACAAAACAATTTTTTGAAAAAAATCCCATTATTTCCCTACCATTAGCACAGCGTTTAGTTGAACGAAAAGTCCGCATTGTTGGCATAGATTCATACACAACGGATAATGCCCCATTTTATGTTCATAAATTTCTCTTTCAGAAAGATATTTTAATCGTTGAAAATCTCACCAAATTAGAGACACTCGTTGGTAAACGCGGCGAGTGCATCATTGCGCCACTCAACATATCAAACGCAGATGGCGCGCCTTGTCGAGTAATTGTAAGAGAGATAGAAGAGGAGAAAAAGATGAACAAAACAAACGATGTAATTGGAATGGGTAGCCTGCTCATGGATCTACTCATTGAAATTGATGATCAAAAACTCATTGAAATGGATTTACGCAAAGGAGAAATGCATCTTGTAGATCATGATAAAGCAAAATCAATACTGCATAAAATTGAACAACAAAAAGTAACCATTGAACAATGCCCAGGAGGTTCTGTTGCCAATACCTTGCGCGGAATTGGTCTGTTGGGAGGAAATGTTATTTGTTGTGGAAAAGTAGGAAACGATAAACATGGTGATTATTATATTGAACAGATGAGAAATCACAAAGTACTTCGTAATTTCACCAAACACAACGCCGTAACCGGACACGCCATCGCATTTATTACTCCTGATGCTCAACGCACTTTCTCGGTTCATTTAGGAGCAGCAATCGAATTAGGCAAAGAAGACGTCATTGAAGAAGACATCGCCAAAAGTAAAATCTTACAGCTTGAAGCATATCAATTAGAAGGAAAAACACGAGAAGTCGTTCTTCATGCGATCCAATACGCAAAAAAACATGGCACTCTTGTCTCATTAGATCTAGCAGACCCAGGATTAATTCGTCGTAACAAAGAATTTCTCATGACACTTCTTAAAGATAAAGTAGATATTATTTTTGCAAACCAACAAGAAGCAAAAGAATTTACGGGAAAAGACGATGTTCATGCTCTCACTGAGTTAGCAAGACATTGTAAAACTGCAATTGTCAAACTTGGTGCTGAAGGCTCATTAATTGCTCATGACGGGGAAATAATCATGGCCCCTGCATTTACCGCAAAACCAGTTGACACAACCGGTGCTGGCGACACCTATGCCGCAGGATTCTTGTACGGCTACTGTCATAACTGGCCATTACAAAAAGCCGCCGCATTAGGATCACTCATGGCTGCAAAGATCGTCGAACAGAAAGGAGTCAGACTAGATCGAATCGACGTATTAAATCTCAAAAAGCAGATAGAAGAAATGCAGATAAATTAAAAAAAAGTAAGAACAAAATGAAAAAATATCTCTGCCCAAAAGAATTCACACCTACAATGGGTTCCTATTCTCATGGAATTAGTGTGGATGTAGGCGATTCTCAAATGATCTTTGTTACAGGACAAATCGCCATGGATAAAGATGGAAACGCAGTCGCGCCAGATAACATAATCAAGCAAACGGAATTCGTATTTCAAAATATTGAAAAAATTCTTCACGAAGCAGGAGCATCATTAGAACATGTTGTCAAAGCCGTGATTTATGTTACTGATATTTCCAAATTTAAAGAGATTTCAGCCATTAGAAATAAGTACTTTGCAAATTCTAAGCCAGTAAGTACATTAGTAGAAATCAGCAAAACCGTAAAAGTTGGTTGCGATATTGAGATCGAAGTAGTTGCGATTAAGAAAAAATAGAGGAGCACCATGAAATCAGTTTTTATCGCTAGTTCACGCAAGTATTATGATTCAGTAAAAGAGATAAAACATACACTTGACACCCTGCACGTAAAAGGTTTCTACCCTGATTTTGATTTCCAAGATGAAAGAGCAGAGAAAAACGAAGAACTCAAGAAAAAATTAACATTAAAACACTTTCCTGAAATTGATCAAGTCGATGTTCTCTATGTTTATGCAAAAGAGGGTTATGTAGGATATTCAGTTACTATTGAAATTGCGTATGCCTACGCTAAAAGAAAAGAAATAATTAGCTCAGAAGAGATCAGAGAATTAGGAGTAAAAGCATTAGTTTCAAAGGTTATGAACCCAGAAGAATTTGTAAGATATGTCTCTAAGGATTAAGAGATACGGCAAGATGATTAAAATTTTAAATTCTGGAAAATTTTATAAGAAGTAGAAGCATTATGAATCCATGATTGAAGTAGAGTTAAAATTTCTAGATATCAACATCCCCCAAATAAAAAGAAAACTACAAAATATTGGGGCAAAGTTGGTGTACGACCAGCAGATTGAATCTCATTCTTTTGTAAAAGAAGGTTTCCATAGCAGCGATTCTCATCAAAAGTATTTACGTGTACGAAAAGCAGGAGATGAAATTACTCTTACCTACAAAGAACCGGCGAGCAAATCGGATATGGGCTCTCGAGAAGAATTGGAAGTTAAAGTGAATAATTATAACAACATGATTACAATTCTTGAAGAAATAGGTTTTCAAAAAGAAAAAGCTTTTCGCAAACATCGGATACATTATGAGTTAGGCAACATTAAATTCGAACTTGATACCGTAGAAAATATTCCAACCTATCTTGAAATTGAAACACAAACCAAAAAAGCAATGAGAGAGATTTGTAAAAGGTTAGATATAGATATTAATTTTGGTAAGAAAGGAACTATTGTAGAAATATTGCCAGAGAAATTTATATCGAAGAAATAAATCTATTTATCTAAAATCTACTTATACATTCTTTCAATCGCTTTCTTAATCTCATCTTGATGAGGTGCCAATGTCTTTGGCTCAGCAGCGACGACAGCAGGAACACTAACAGCAGGTTTCACCACAGCAACTTCTTTCACTTTCTCTGCTTTAATATTCCACGTCTTATCTTTGATCTTAGATTGAATAGAATCCAAATTATACGTTGCTGGTTTTGGTTGCCAATGCATATCTTTCAATGAATCATCAGCAAAACGAGCTAACACATGCGCAACCAATCCACTTCCAGGATTGTCATCGCTGTTACCAGATTTAATCACAATGTTTGTTCCTTGCGCACCTAGACCTTCAAAAAGAGCAGATGCTGCCATGGAAGCGACAGTAAACAGATGCGCCCCACTCTCCCCATTTAACTTACTGAAATCTTTTGTTTCTTCTTTAGAATAAATTTCTATATGTCCTTCGACAACACCTTTGGCAGGAACAATCACTAAAACTTTTTCATCTTCATAGAGCAACGTATTCTTTGTTGCAACATCTTTTAATTTATCAGATCGTCCGCCAGATCCAGTATGCCAGCTCGCCGGACTGCGTTTAAAGTGAGCTCCCATCATTGCAGGAAAATTTTGTACAAACAGTTGCTTTTTATCATCTTTCATGACTGCTTTGCGTTTGTCAAAAAAGAAATTGAAGAAACCATCTTTCTCCTCACGAGGTAAGATGTGAATCAAAAAATGTGGTGCCTGTTGACCAGCAACGCCACCATTCGCAATAAAAATGTTACAGCCCGTAGAAATAATGCCACCCATAACGGCTTTGGTCATCTGCGGCAGTAACCCATACAGATATGCAGATTCTTCTGGAGACATGTAAGGCGCAATAGGATAATGCTCTTTAGGCATGAAGAGAGTATGACCTTTAAGAGCAGGATAAATATCAAGCATGGCAATAGTTTTAGAATCCTCAAAAACAGTCTTTGCCTTCATCTCACCAGATATTAATTTACAGAATACACACTGTTTCTTTTGTTCATCGAGTTGTTTCTTTTGCTCTGGTGTTAGTTGCATTGTAAGATTAATAAATCAGAATTCACTTAAGAATTTTATGATGTTTATGCAGGAGTATCGGCTGGTACTATATATTTTTGAAAATCTTTAGAGGAAATATCATAAGAATAATCTTCTAAAATTTTTGGGAGTAACAAATCACTAATTCTAGGAAGTTTGGACTTTTGAGGTCTGAAATAAGAAAATGATGGATATAGAACGCTATTAAAATTAGGAAAACGAAAAAAATCTATATTTAAATTAATCTCTGCCGGTAATGGTGGCAAATATTCTTTATCTGTTTGCGTAGGAGCTACTGGTTCGCTAGCCGCAGCAACTCGTCCATCTAAATCAGCTTGATAATCTGCACCCATCTTAGGACGACCGACTTGAAGTGGAGCTGGTCGTTCCATAAAACCAGCGAAATCATACATTGTTTCAGGATTACCACTCGCTTGCGCTTGAGCAATCCACCTATTGTGAGCTGCTTCAAAATGAGGTCCACGTCTTGCAGGAGGAAGATAATCCATAAATCAGAGAAAATAGCTTTTCTTTAAAAAGCTTTTGAGTATTACTACTGGAAAGAGACAAAAATGATAAATCCAAATTTATTTCTTCTTAACCTTCTCAACATTCTTGCCGAGCTTCAATTTCTTAATCAATTCTTTGTATCGATTACGAATGGTTACTTCAGTAACACCAGCAACATCAGCAACTTCACGTTGAGTTCGTTTCTCACCATGAATTAAAGAAGCGACATATAATGCAGCAGCAGCAATACCCGTTGGACCTCGACCAGAGGTTAACTCAATATCACGCGCCATTTCCAGAATCTCAACAGCATGGGATTGTGTTTCAGCCGAAAGCTTCAACGCAGACGCAAACCGAGGGATATAATCCGCAGGATTGCTTGGTTTGATATTAATCTCTAGTTCACGAGTAACAAAACGATACGTTCGCCCAATTTCTTTCTTCTCAATACCAGACGCTTCACCCATCTCATCAAGAGTACGAGGAATTTCATGACGTCGACACGCAGCATACAATGCTCCAGCAATGACCGATTCCATAGAACGACCGCGAACTAACCCTTTCTGAACTGCGCGGCGATAAATTCGCGCTGCTTCTTCTTCAACAGAACGAGGAAGACGTAAAAATGAACTCACCCTCTTCAGCTCAGCCAAAGCAACTTTCAAGTTACGTTCAATTGCCGTGCTAATACGAATATTCCATTTACGCAAACGGAAAAAACGATCTCGTTCTTTTTCAGAACCTAATTTGTAAAGATCAGATGAAGAACCTACTTCTGTTCCTAAACCTTGATCAAA is part of the Candidatus Woesearchaeota archaeon genome and encodes:
- a CDS encoding adenosylhomocysteinase, producing MQHQDYKVKDMSLADWGRKEITIAEKEMPGLMALREKYGHKKPLQGARITGSLHMTIQTAVLIETLVHLGAQVRWASCNIFSTQDHAASAIAHAGIPVFAWKGETLEEYWWCTEKALDFGNGKGPTLIVDDGGDATMMILKGVEIEKDHTILSKDYSHEGEDYQELMKCLKAFYVKNPSHWTNVAKEVKGVSEETTTGVHRLYQLRDQGKLLFPAINVNDSVTKSKFDNLYGCRESLVDGIKRATDVMLAGKVAVVAGYGDVGKGCAQSLKGYGCRVIITEIDPINALQAAMEGYEVKKMDLAAKEGDIFVTTTGNKDIIVDRHFTMMKDQAIVCNIGHFDNEIDMHWLNAKSDAKRLNIKPQYDKYTFSNGKEIYILAEGRLVNLGCATGHPSFVMSTSFTNQTLAQIELWTKPHEIGVYVLPKILDEEVARLHLKKIGVEIDELTDSQAAYLDIAKGGPYKPNHYRY
- a CDS encoding RidA family protein — its product is MKKYLCPKEFTPTMGSYSHGISVDVGDSQMIFVTGQIAMDKDGNAVAPDNIIKQTEFVFQNIEKILHEAGASLEHVVKAVIYVTDISKFKEISAIRNKYFANSKPVSTLVEISKTVKVGCDIEIEVVAIKKK
- a CDS encoding cyclase family protein, whose protein sequence is MKYHDLTLPFNSSIPPFPGDPATVIEHYATIEKEGWNELRITFNSHIGTHIDAPFHMIAKGKKLDQFPIETFIGECIVLTLDQPDLHLIKEGDIVLFYTGHIKKIGTKQFFEKNPIISLPLAQRLVERKVRIVGIDSYTTDNAPFYVHKFLFQKDILIVENLTKLETLVGKRGECIIAPLNISNADGAPCRVIVREIEEEKKMNKTNDVIGMGSLLMDLLIEIDDQKLIEMDLRKGEMHLVDHDKAKSILHKIEQQKVTIEQCPGGSVANTLRGIGLLGGNVICCGKVGNDKHGDYYIEQMRNHKVLRNFTKHNAVTGHAIAFITPDAQRTFSVHLGAAIELGKEDVIEEDIAKSKILQLEAYQLEGKTREVVLHAIQYAKKHGTLVSLDLADPGLIRRNKEFLMTLLKDKVDIIFANQQEAKEFTGKDDVHALTELARHCKTAIVKLGAEGSLIAHDGEIIMAPAFTAKPVDTTGAGDTYAAGFLYGYCHNWPLQKAAALGSLMAAKIVEQKGVRLDRIDVLNLKKQIEEMQIN
- a CDS encoding transcription initiation factor IIB, whose protein sequence is MIRKSIKECPECASKNIHRDVERGETICRDCGLVLEDRMVDFSQEWRDFDDDSGGSRRRTGAPSSETQFDQGLGTEVGSSSDLYKLGSEKERDRFFRLRKWNIRISTAIERNLKVALAELKRVSSFLRLPRSVEEEAARIYRRAVQKGLVRGRSMESVIAGALYAACRRHEIPRTLDEMGEASGIEKKEIGRTYRFVTRELEINIKPSNPADYIPRFASALKLSAETQSHAVEILEMARDIELTSGRGPTGIAAAALYVASLIHGEKRTQREVADVAGVTEVTIRNRYKELIKKLKLGKNVEKVKKK
- a CDS encoding HIT domain-containing protein, with protein sequence MQLTPEQKKQLDEQKKQCVFCKLISGEMKAKTVFEDSKTIAMLDIYPALKGHTLFMPKEHYPIAPYMSPEESAYLYGLLPQMTKAVMGGIISTGCNIFIANGGVAGQQAPHFLIHILPREEKDGFFNFFFDKRKAVMKDDKKQLFVQNFPAMMGAHFKRSPASWHTGSGGRSDKLKDVATKNTLLYEDEKVLVIVPAKGVVEGHIEIYSKEETKDFSKLNGESGAHLFTVASMAASALFEGLGAQGTNIVIKSGNSDDNPGSGLVAHVLARFADDSLKDMHWQPKPATYNLDSIQSKIKDKTWNIKAEKVKEVAVVKPAVSVPAVVAAEPKTLAPHQDEIKKAIERMYK
- the cyaB gene encoding class IV adenylate cyclase; protein product: MIEVELKFLDINIPQIKRKLQNIGAKLVYDQQIESHSFVKEGFHSSDSHQKYLRVRKAGDEITLTYKEPASKSDMGSREELEVKVNNYNNMITILEEIGFQKEKAFRKHRIHYELGNIKFELDTVENIPTYLEIETQTKKAMREICKRLDIDINFGKKGTIVEILPEKFISKK